The Siniperca chuatsi isolate FFG_IHB_CAS linkage group LG2, ASM2008510v1, whole genome shotgun sequence genome window below encodes:
- the LOC122863181 gene encoding parapinopsin-like, with the protein MQPSFFSPNASSYLGPQGEPPLSRTGFIILSIIMAIFTGPAIILNATVIIVTLMYKQLRQPLNYALVNMAVADLGTAMTGGVLSVVNNAQGYFSMGRTGCVMEGFAVSLFGITSLCTVALIAVERMFVVCKPLGQITFQKKHAVGGIAFSWLWSLTWNLPPLFGWGRYEMEGVGTSCAPDWHNRDPHNVSYILAYFAVCFAAPFALIMASYTKLMWTLHQVSKMACVEGGAVAKGEMKVASMVVLMVLIFLISWLPYASLAMLVVCNPGVEINPLVGTVPVYLAKSSTVYNPIIYIYLNKQFRKYAVPFLLCGKEPSLDDQASETATTVEISTNKVSPA; encoded by the exons ATGCAAccatcctttttttccccaaatgctTCCTCCTACCTGGGCCCACAAGGGGAGCCCCCTCTGTCACGCACTGGCTTCATCATTCTCTCCATCATTATGGCCATTTTCACTGGTCCAGCCATCATACTTAACGCTACAGTGATCATTGTGACCCTCATGTACAAGCAGCTGAGGCAGCCGCTCAACTACGCTCTGGTGAACATGGCTGTGGCTGACCTGGGCACAGCCATGACAGGAGGGGTGCTGTCTGTGGTCAACAATGCCCAGGGGTACTTCTCCATGGGAAGAACAGGCTGCGTGATGGAGGGCTTTGCAGTGTCCTTGTTTG GCATCACATCTCTGTGCACGGTTGCTCTGATCGCAGTGGAGAGGATGTTTGTTGTATGTAAGCCATTGGGGCAGATAACCTTCCAAAAAAAGCATGCGGTTGGAGGTATTGCCTTTTCCTGGCTGTGGTCCCTCACATGGAACTTACCACCCCTGTTTGGCTGGGGCAGGTATGAGATGGAGGGTGTCGGGACGTCCTGTGCACCAGACTGGCACAACCGAGACCCTCATAACGTCTCCTACATCCTGGCTTACTTTGCAGTGTGCTTTGCTGCTCCATTTGCCCTTATCATGGCATCCTACACAAAGCTAATGTGGACATTACACCAG GTATCAAAGATGGCCTGTGTGGAAGGTGGTGCAGTAGCTAAAGGAGAGATGAAGGTGGCGTCCATGGTGGTCCTGATGGTCCTGATATTTCTGATCAGTTGGTTGCCTTATGCCAGCCTGGCCATGCTTGTGGTCTGCAACCCTGGTGTGGAGATTAATCCGCTGGTAGGCACAGTGCCAGTTTACCTGGCCAAGAGCAGCACTGTGTACAATCCTATCATCTACATCTACCTCAACAAACAG TTTCGTAAATATGCAGTGCCCTTCCTGCTGTGTGGGAAAGAGCCCTCGCTGGACGACCAGGCATCAGAGACGGCAACGACTGTGGAGATTTCAACCAACAAAGTGTCTCCTGcctga